CGTCTAGGAGGGTCAGGCGCCGAGGGCGGGGAGGACCACGGCGTCGATGTACGAGATGAGGAAGTCCCGGGTGGGCGGCTGGTCCTCCAGCAGGGTCCGGGTGGCGAAGCCCCCGACCATCATGTGCACCATGAAGTCGATCGCCGGACAGTCCGGACGGACCTCGCCCCGGTCGATGGCCCGCTGGAGCATCCGCCGGCCGCTGACGATCTCCACGTCGACGATCTGCTCCTTGAAGGCGTCGCGCAGGTCCTCGTTGTGGTGGATCGCCATGGCGATGCCCCGCATCAGGGCGGAGTTCTGCGCCATGGTGCAGTCGTCCTCCACCGCCACGAGGGCGTGCAGGTCGCCGCGGAGGGAGCCGGTGTCGATGTCCTCCGGGTGGCCGCGCTTGGAGTGCCGCAGCGCCTTGACCACCAGCTGGGCCTT
This Streptomyces misionensis DNA region includes the following protein-coding sequences:
- a CDS encoding TetR/AcrR family transcriptional regulator; this encodes MTETVAAARRSRITPEREAELYEAVLDLLREVGYDALTMDAVAARTRSSKATLYRQWGGKAQLVVKALRHSKRGHPEDIDTGSLRGDLHALVAVEDDCTMAQNSALMRGIAMAIHHNEDLRDAFKEQIVDVEIVSGRRMLQRAIDRGEVRPDCPAIDFMVHMMVGGFATRTLLEDQPPTRDFLISYIDAVVLPALGA